In Leuconostoc kimchii IMSNU 11154, one genomic interval encodes:
- a CDS encoding DNA-3-methyladenine glycosylase I, which translates to MAVTNVKRCQWVSKYRETDIMVAYHDQEWGHPLRDDDRLLFELLTLEIFQAGLSWEISLKKRPGLKSVFYDFNIEKVSHMGESEVQKLKENPNIIRNRMKISATITNANAIQNVKNEFGSFSKYMWHFTDNRVIDHHVVAYQDVVNQNELSQTISKDMKKRGFKFTGPVTIYSYLQAMGVINDHEMTCNWKYHD; encoded by the coding sequence ATGGCTGTAACAAATGTAAAACGTTGCCAGTGGGTATCTAAATATCGAGAAACAGATATCATGGTGGCTTATCATGATCAAGAATGGGGACATCCTTTACGTGATGATGATCGTCTGTTATTTGAATTACTCACATTAGAAATTTTTCAAGCAGGTTTAAGTTGGGAAATTTCACTAAAAAAACGACCAGGGTTGAAGTCCGTGTTTTATGATTTTAATATTGAAAAAGTGAGTCATATGGGTGAGTCAGAAGTTCAAAAATTGAAAGAGAATCCGAATATTATTCGCAATCGTATGAAAATTTCAGCAACAATTACTAATGCAAATGCGATACAAAATGTTAAAAATGAATTCGGTAGTTTCTCTAAGTATATGTGGCACTTTACTGATAACCGGGTGATTGATCATCACGTTGTGGCCTATCAAGATGTTGTTAATCAAAATGAGTTATCTCAAACCATTTCAAAAGATATGAAAAAAAGAGGATTCAAATTTACTGGACCGGTAACAATTTACTCGTATCTACAAGCTATGGGTGTCATTAATGATCATGAAATGACATGTAATTGGAAATATCATGACTAA
- a CDS encoding RNA degradosome polyphosphate kinase translates to MVDFKQSKYYVNREISWLAFNDRVLEEARDVYNPLLERANFLAITQKNMDEWFMVRVASLQQQVMIGLDKVDASGLTPKQQLDQISLVAGQQIKNQYQVLTRSILPALKREGFELLRAADLSTTQYHFLKQFFEQELLPVLTPMAIDSTRPFPFLANDTLNIGVRLKKENEKSEKYIAVLQVPETSGRVIALPEENQYILIEDIVQLFLGSLFPGYTIKESMVFHVLRDMELDIADDEDTPNILQDVQSKLQERERGRIIRVILSHTTSKSLMTKLIKLLHVDEERTYRVNGPIDLTFLSAWLKLITAPELHFPSFTGYTDSDLVPDQLFASVRQQDYLLHHPYDSFKSVVSFIQTAAQDDQVLAIKMTLYRVSGKSPIIKALGDAARRGKQVTVLVEIKARFDEENNVHWARELEQQGVHVVYGLRGLKTHAKVVLVVRREDDAIRRYVHLGTGNYNDVTANFYTDLGLLTSDSELGADVASVFNILTGYSDPGYFHQLHMSPDGIREFIYEQIDNEITNAKAGRPAAIKMKFNSLSDEQMIRRLYQASYAGVKVQLIIRGITMLKVGLPEVSDTIEVHSIVGRFLEHSRIYSFENDGNPKVYLSSADLMTRNLNRRVELLFPLKNELIRDKVLAIFQTMWDDNVKTRVLQADGGFVKKDRRGVVALNSQEKFISDSLIQQNKQTKLESLAAATQQFEPLNNPFLNEEQGNES, encoded by the coding sequence ATGGTTGATTTTAAGCAGTCAAAATATTATGTTAACCGTGAAATCAGCTGGTTAGCATTTAATGATCGTGTGTTAGAAGAAGCAAGAGATGTCTATAACCCGCTACTAGAACGCGCTAATTTTTTAGCTATCACGCAAAAAAACATGGATGAATGGTTCATGGTACGCGTTGCAAGTTTGCAGCAACAAGTAATGATAGGACTTGATAAGGTAGATGCATCGGGATTAACGCCTAAACAGCAATTGGATCAAATATCACTTGTCGCAGGTCAACAGATTAAAAATCAATATCAGGTGTTAACGCGTAGTATACTGCCTGCTTTAAAACGTGAGGGCTTTGAGCTGTTACGTGCTGCTGACTTGTCTACCACGCAGTATCATTTTTTGAAACAATTTTTTGAGCAAGAATTGCTTCCTGTATTGACGCCCATGGCCATTGATTCAACACGGCCGTTTCCTTTTTTAGCAAACGATACTTTAAATATTGGGGTTCGGCTTAAAAAAGAAAATGAAAAGTCAGAAAAATACATTGCTGTTTTACAGGTACCAGAGACATCAGGGCGTGTTATTGCGCTACCAGAAGAAAATCAATATATTCTGATTGAAGATATTGTTCAACTATTTTTGGGATCACTTTTTCCAGGATACACGATTAAAGAATCTATGGTATTCCATGTCCTAAGAGATATGGAATTAGATATTGCCGACGATGAGGATACTCCTAATATCTTACAAGACGTTCAGTCGAAGTTACAGGAGCGTGAGCGTGGTCGCATTATTCGTGTTATCTTATCACACACAACCAGCAAATCTTTGATGACGAAATTGATTAAATTGTTGCATGTTGATGAGGAACGAACCTATCGTGTGAATGGGCCGATTGATTTAACGTTTTTGAGTGCATGGCTCAAGTTAATAACGGCACCAGAGTTACATTTTCCGTCTTTTACAGGATATACTGATTCGGATTTAGTACCAGATCAATTGTTTGCCAGTGTTCGGCAACAAGATTATTTATTACACCATCCCTATGATTCTTTCAAGTCAGTCGTGTCATTTATTCAAACGGCAGCTCAAGATGATCAGGTTTTGGCAATTAAAATGACATTATATCGTGTTTCTGGTAAATCACCAATTATTAAAGCACTTGGGGATGCGGCACGACGTGGTAAACAAGTGACAGTTTTAGTAGAAATCAAAGCACGTTTTGACGAAGAAAATAATGTGCATTGGGCGCGTGAATTGGAGCAGCAGGGTGTTCACGTAGTCTATGGTTTGCGTGGTTTGAAGACACATGCCAAAGTTGTTTTGGTCGTTCGCCGTGAGGACGATGCCATTAGACGATATGTACACTTAGGAACAGGGAATTATAACGATGTTACGGCTAATTTTTACACAGATTTAGGCCTTTTAACGAGCGATTCAGAATTGGGAGCAGATGTTGCGTCAGTTTTTAATATACTAACGGGCTATTCTGATCCGGGTTACTTCCATCAGTTGCATATGTCGCCTGATGGTATTCGCGAATTTATTTACGAACAAATTGATAATGAGATTACCAATGCTAAGGCTGGTCGACCGGCAGCAATCAAAATGAAGTTTAATTCGTTATCAGATGAACAAATGATTCGTCGCTTGTATCAGGCCAGTTACGCTGGTGTGAAGGTGCAATTAATAATCCGTGGTATTACAATGTTAAAGGTTGGCCTACCAGAAGTGAGTGACACAATAGAAGTACATTCAATCGTTGGTCGTTTTTTGGAACATAGTCGTATATATAGCTTTGAAAACGACGGAAACCCCAAAGTTTATTTATCATCAGCAGATTTAATGACCCGTAATTTAAATCGACGCGTTGAATTGTTATTCCCACTTAAAAATGAGCTCATTAGAGATAAAGTGTTGGCTATTTTTCAAACAATGTGGGATGATAATGTTAAAACACGTGTTTTACAAGCTGATGGTGGTTTTGTTAAGAAAGATCGTCGGGGTGTGGTAGCATTAAATTCACAAGAAAAATTTATTAGTGATAGTTTAATACAACAAAATAAGCAGACCAAACTGGAAAGTTTAGCGGCAGCAACACAACAATTTGAACCATTAAATAATCCATTCTTAAATGAAGAGCAGGGAAATGAATCATGA
- a CDS encoding Mini-ribonuclease 3 translates to MKNLQYEQMNGLSLAYIGDAIYELEVRQHLLSLGLTKVNDLQKRSKQYVSAKAHATLFEWMMTDNILTEGEFIYFKRGRNAKSHTKAKNTDVVTYRISTGIEALFGFLYLSGQTKRLSELMSWIFLQVESGRASK, encoded by the coding sequence ATGAAGAATTTACAATATGAACAAATGAATGGATTATCGTTGGCTTATATCGGTGATGCAATTTATGAACTTGAAGTGCGTCAGCACTTGCTCTCTTTAGGATTAACGAAAGTTAATGATCTTCAAAAGCGCAGTAAACAGTATGTTTCGGCTAAAGCACACGCGACACTTTTTGAGTGGATGATGACAGATAATATCCTAACTGAAGGTGAATTTATTTATTTTAAACGTGGCCGAAATGCTAAGTCGCATACTAAGGCGAAAAATACAGATGTCGTTACCTATCGCATTTCAACAGGTATTGAAGCACTATTTGGATTTTTGTACCTCTCGGGGCAAACAAAACGTTTAAGTGAATTAATGAGTTGGATATTTTTACAGGTAGAATCAGGGAGAGCAAGCAAATGA
- the eno gene encoding phosphopyruvate hydratase, whose protein sequence is MSLITDIIAREVLDSRGNPTLEAEVITELGGFGRGMVPSGASTGEHEAVELRDGDKSRFGGKGTTKAVANVNDAIAKALVGKFDVTDQRAIDQAMIALDGTENKGKLGANAILAVSIAAARAAADELGVPLFSYLGGANSYVLPTPMMNVINGGAHSANKVDFQEFMIMPVGAPTVKEAIRYGAETFHALKKLLEADGKATSVGDEGGFAPDFADNEEPLQYLIRAIESAGYKPGKDIAIAVDVASSELYDAATKTYKLRWSTGEEFTTPEFIKYLEDLADRYPIISIEDPIDENEWEDWATITAELGKKVQLVGDDFFVTNTQYLEKGINMGAANSILIKVNQIGTLTETFEAIEMAKEAGYTAIVSHRSGETEDTTISDLVVATNAGQIKTGSLSRTDRIAKYNQLIRIEELLDTTAKYKGIHSFYNLSAAARETIQSK, encoded by the coding sequence ATGTCTTTAATTACTGATATTATCGCACGCGAAGTCCTTGACTCACGTGGAAATCCTACGCTTGAAGCTGAAGTTATTACAGAATTAGGTGGTTTCGGTCGCGGTATGGTGCCTTCAGGTGCCTCAACTGGAGAACACGAAGCTGTTGAATTGCGTGATGGTGATAAGTCACGTTTTGGCGGTAAGGGAACAACAAAGGCTGTTGCCAATGTTAACGATGCTATCGCTAAGGCTTTGGTTGGTAAGTTTGATGTTACTGACCAACGTGCAATTGATCAAGCTATGATTGCACTTGATGGTACAGAAAACAAGGGTAAGTTGGGTGCAAACGCTATTTTGGCCGTTTCTATCGCTGCTGCCCGTGCCGCTGCTGACGAATTAGGCGTACCATTGTTCTCATATTTAGGTGGTGCAAATTCTTACGTATTGCCAACACCAATGATGAATGTTATCAATGGTGGTGCGCATTCAGCTAATAAGGTTGACTTTCAAGAGTTCATGATTATGCCTGTTGGTGCGCCAACAGTTAAGGAAGCTATTCGTTATGGTGCAGAAACATTCCACGCTTTGAAGAAGTTGTTGGAAGCTGACGGTAAAGCAACTTCAGTTGGTGACGAAGGTGGCTTTGCACCTGATTTTGCTGATAATGAAGAGCCATTACAATACTTGATTCGTGCTATTGAATCTGCAGGTTACAAGCCTGGTAAAGATATTGCTATTGCTGTTGATGTTGCCTCATCAGAATTATATGATGCTGCTACAAAGACATATAAGTTACGTTGGTCAACTGGTGAAGAATTCACAACACCTGAATTCATTAAGTACCTTGAAGATTTGGCAGATCGTTACCCAATTATTTCAATTGAAGATCCTATTGATGAAAATGAGTGGGAAGATTGGGCAACAATCACCGCTGAATTAGGTAAGAAAGTCCAATTAGTTGGTGATGATTTCTTCGTTACTAATACACAATATCTTGAAAAAGGTATTAACATGGGCGCTGCTAACTCAATCTTGATCAAAGTTAACCAAATTGGTACTTTGACAGAGACTTTCGAAGCTATTGAAATGGCTAAGGAAGCTGGTTACACAGCTATTGTGTCACACCGTTCAGGTGAAACAGAAGACACAACAATTTCTGACTTGGTTGTGGCTACTAATGCTGGACAAATCAAGACAGGTTCATTGTCACGTACTGATCGTATTGCAAAGTATAATCAATTAATCCGTATCGAAGAATTGCTAGACACAACTGCTAAGTATAAGGGTATTCATTCATTCTATAACTTATCAGCTGCTGCACGTGAAACAATTCAAAGCAAGTAA
- a CDS encoding YigZ family protein, with amino-acid sequence MSDYLTIAPHTFSWTQDIKKSRFILNISRIDSETSAQSFVDEIRKAHPKAAHHVFAYVLGDNHQIKRYSDNGEPSGTAGVPILEVLQKNNLHDVVAVVTRYFGGIKLGAGGLIRAYAGTVAEGVKIAGFVMRVTQQKIAVTVDYKNSDMVTYWLSNHNYQITATTYDTAVHLIIPVSADKLDEFQNDVTNVLAGQVTFEIGEETFFEIPVK; translated from the coding sequence ATGTCAGACTATCTCACAATTGCACCCCATACTTTTTCTTGGACACAAGACATTAAAAAATCACGATTTATTTTAAATATATCACGCATTGATTCTGAGACATCTGCCCAGTCTTTTGTTGACGAAATCCGTAAAGCGCACCCTAAAGCAGCTCATCACGTGTTTGCTTACGTTTTAGGTGATAATCATCAAATTAAACGTTATTCTGATAATGGCGAACCCAGTGGTACAGCTGGGGTTCCCATACTAGAAGTATTACAAAAAAACAATTTGCATGATGTTGTTGCCGTTGTCACACGTTATTTTGGCGGTATTAAACTAGGCGCTGGTGGCTTAATACGTGCTTATGCTGGTACAGTAGCGGAAGGTGTCAAAATAGCTGGCTTCGTTATGCGTGTCACCCAACAAAAAATAGCGGTTACAGTAGACTACAAAAATTCCGACATGGTCACTTACTGGCTTTCAAACCACAATTATCAAATTACAGCGACAACATACGATACTGCGGTACATCTTATCATCCCCGTATCTGCTGATAAACTAGATGAATTTCAGAATGACGTCACAAATGTATTAGCCGGCCAAGTCACTTTTGAAATTGGTGAAGAAACTTTCTTTGAAATTCCGGTAAAATAA
- the rlmB gene encoding 23S rRNA (guanosine(2251)-2'-O)-methyltransferase RlmB, which translates to MKSEHQAPNETGFIYGHYASVEALKGTQEINKVWLQTGLQDKIRHSVTQLAKKKGLVIQQAPKSKLDELTDGGNHQGVVLSVASFNYATIDDLFENAKKHQAEPFFLILDGIEDPHNLGSILRTADAAGVHGIIIPKRRAVQLTATVAKISTGAIEHVPVTRVTNLVNTVSELKDRGLWVFGTDMAGEDYRHWDATGATALIIGNEGKGISPLLKKKVDSMLTIPMIGHVQSLNASVAASLLIYQGFSSRNPL; encoded by the coding sequence ATGAAAAGTGAACATCAAGCACCTAATGAGACGGGATTTATTTACGGCCACTATGCAAGTGTTGAAGCCCTCAAAGGCACGCAAGAAATCAATAAAGTTTGGTTACAAACAGGCCTACAAGATAAAATACGTCATTCAGTGACACAACTAGCTAAGAAAAAGGGCTTAGTCATACAGCAGGCACCAAAATCAAAACTAGATGAATTGACAGATGGTGGTAACCATCAAGGTGTCGTACTGAGTGTGGCTTCATTTAATTATGCCACGATTGATGATTTATTTGAAAATGCCAAAAAACATCAGGCTGAACCATTTTTCCTTATTTTGGATGGTATTGAAGATCCACATAATTTAGGATCTATTTTACGAACGGCTGATGCTGCAGGTGTTCATGGTATCATCATTCCAAAACGTCGTGCAGTACAGTTGACAGCAACAGTTGCTAAAATATCCACAGGTGCAATTGAACATGTACCTGTCACGCGAGTGACCAACTTGGTCAACACAGTGAGTGAATTAAAGGATCGTGGTCTTTGGGTATTTGGCACTGACATGGCTGGTGAGGACTATCGTCATTGGGATGCTACAGGTGCAACGGCACTGATTATTGGTAATGAGGGGAAAGGCATATCGCCATTACTTAAGAAAAAAGTGGATAGTATGCTGACCATTCCAATGATTGGTCATGTTCAAAGTCTAAATGCTAGTGTCGCAGCAAGTTTATTAATTTATCAAGGATTTAGTTCACGAAATCCATTATAA
- a CDS encoding sigma factor has translation MVKDNLLATVRAAQKGHDFAYDVLIKHLRGAIYDVHRRKISSRITADDWYSDGLAILIKCVTKYDTRQPRAKFSTYYITALSNHATDIVRSYYTAKAEFEKTMVSESSDDAGTLFNLGTDTYNPEQLCLLRDMLSTTEVAKTPEFKQAVLQIIGVGDQNKNDKTRRLEQMQYRLKKAMQVAMTTPS, from the coding sequence GTGGTGAAAGATAATTTACTCGCAACGGTTCGTGCTGCACAAAAAGGGCATGACTTTGCTTATGATGTTTTAATTAAACATCTTCGAGGTGCAATTTATGATGTGCATCGTCGAAAAATTAGTAGTCGAATTACGGCTGATGACTGGTATTCAGATGGTTTAGCCATTCTAATCAAGTGCGTTACGAAGTATGATACACGACAACCACGTGCTAAGTTTTCAACTTATTATATTACGGCACTATCCAATCATGCGACAGACATAGTTCGATCTTACTATACAGCTAAAGCTGAATTTGAAAAAACAATGGTGTCAGAAAGCAGTGATGACGCAGGAACGTTGTTTAATTTAGGAACAGATACTTATAATCCGGAACAGTTATGTTTACTGCGTGATATGTTAAGTACGACAGAAGTCGCTAAAACACCAGAATTTAAGCAAGCAGTTTTGCAAATCATTGGTGTAGGTGATCAGAACAAAAACGATAAAACGAGGCGTTTAGAGCAGATGCAATATCGTTTAAAGAAAGCCATGCAAGTTGCGATGACAACGCCATCGTGA
- a CDS encoding Ppx/GppA family phosphatase, with translation MTVIAVVDLGSNSVRMTVSRYHRDGSYEVLARFQEMARLSEGMGSNKVLQPEAIARTMVVLNKFKQALSIYQVNNLEVYAVATAAVRQASNQEEFLAAFKETMGFDLRVLTGEEEAHFDYVGVINTLPINDALILDTGGASSEIILVRNQQAVHAVSLPVGAVNISEAYLGKNNILASELFEAIVALRQLFGDIAWLHESKNMPVIALGGSNRTLAKISRKKEKIQDMAVHGYHLNIREVASIYGDILKKDLDGRKKMPGLAKERGDIIVGGLLPLVELLLFTEGQQVIFSQSGLREGVLFEQISSNTGHDVVSPEPAAMTMDAEDLP, from the coding sequence ATGACAGTGATTGCAGTAGTTGATTTAGGATCTAATTCAGTACGAATGACAGTTAGCCGTTATCATAGAGACGGATCTTACGAAGTATTAGCCAGATTTCAAGAAATGGCACGTTTATCAGAAGGTATGGGATCAAATAAGGTGTTGCAGCCGGAAGCAATTGCCCGTACGATGGTTGTTTTGAACAAATTTAAACAAGCACTTTCTATTTACCAAGTTAATAATTTAGAAGTCTATGCGGTGGCTACAGCTGCCGTTCGTCAAGCAAGTAATCAAGAGGAATTTTTAGCTGCTTTTAAAGAAACAATGGGATTTGATTTGCGTGTTTTAACTGGTGAAGAAGAGGCGCACTTTGACTATGTTGGTGTGATTAATACCTTACCAATCAACGACGCGTTAATTTTAGACACCGGTGGTGCATCATCAGAAATTATTTTAGTTAGAAATCAGCAAGCAGTACACGCTGTGAGTCTGCCTGTAGGAGCCGTTAATATTTCTGAAGCCTATTTAGGGAAGAATAATATATTAGCTAGTGAGTTATTTGAAGCCATTGTTGCATTGCGCCAGCTTTTTGGTGATATTGCGTGGTTACATGAATCAAAGAATATGCCAGTTATTGCCCTTGGTGGCAGTAATCGTACATTGGCTAAGATAAGCCGTAAGAAGGAAAAAATTCAAGATATGGCTGTTCATGGCTATCATCTGAATATCCGAGAGGTTGCATCAATTTATGGTGACATCTTAAAAAAAGATTTGGATGGTCGTAAAAAAATGCCTGGCCTCGCCAAAGAACGAGGAGACATCATTGTTGGTGGTTTGTTACCATTAGTTGAGTTACTCCTGTTTACCGAAGGGCAACAAGTTATCTTTTCGCAAAGTGGTTTGCGAGAAGGTGTGCTTTTTGAACAAATCTCATCCAATACAGGTCATGATGTTGTCTCGCCAGAGCCGGCAGCAATGACAATGGATGCAGAGGATTTACCATGA
- a CDS encoding HD domain-containing protein, with translation MAKLKGIILLSSSVAALQIIDTRTDKKFENVHREFNESDINASVFTSEIMRRALEQIHRFQQLLRDYAVIDVQLFGSEALSQVKNAVYFADQIESTTGLKINWLNGNQESYYRQLAVRQSDKLQQNLSLKNTFVLGMSSNRIDLGYFEKNRFEFSQHSAIGPVRLAQSINEMSVEVAQVTELAEEFINSKLADFWHMLPPFKPTETLVLLGGTAAQNIFLSEQKHWENISKKQIKNVISDLSGMNDQAIIDKYAIDLNDVPFALTEMLLLMNVMTAIAVDEVKISDLTMLDGLSMKDIHDEDDIITAARGIADRYMVEEKHREVVLKYAQQLFDRLKKVHHLDKRDRLLLGVSALVHDVGSFINSQRHYQYSEEILSGIDFHGLSTVEQRMIASIARYHSAETPDSALRTVQDFSPQQRLRIAKLAALLRLADALDDSRLQKIDKLTVSVTDKSIKITGQSVTDLQLEIYTFDQKAVFFEAVFGLPISLKRKGRRV, from the coding sequence ATGGCGAAATTAAAGGGAATTATATTATTAAGTTCTAGTGTGGCAGCATTACAAATTATAGATACAAGAACTGATAAAAAGTTTGAGAATGTTCATCGTGAGTTCAATGAAAGTGATATTAATGCATCAGTATTTACTAGTGAAATCATGCGCCGTGCGTTGGAACAAATTCACCGATTTCAACAATTATTGCGAGACTATGCTGTAATAGATGTGCAATTATTTGGCAGTGAAGCATTGTCGCAGGTTAAAAATGCTGTATACTTTGCTGATCAAATTGAAAGTACCACGGGTCTGAAAATTAATTGGTTGAATGGCAATCAAGAAAGTTATTATCGCCAATTAGCTGTTCGACAATCAGATAAATTACAACAAAATTTGTCTCTTAAAAATACTTTTGTGCTTGGTATGAGTTCGAATCGGATTGATTTAGGTTACTTTGAAAAAAATCGTTTCGAGTTCTCACAACATTCTGCAATTGGTCCAGTGAGATTAGCACAATCGATTAATGAGATGTCAGTTGAAGTCGCACAAGTAACTGAGCTTGCTGAAGAGTTTATTAATAGTAAATTGGCTGATTTTTGGCATATGTTACCGCCGTTTAAACCAACTGAAACGCTTGTTCTACTAGGTGGTACTGCTGCGCAAAATATATTTTTATCCGAACAAAAACATTGGGAAAATATCTCAAAAAAACAGATTAAAAATGTCATTAGTGATTTATCTGGTATGAATGACCAAGCTATTATCGATAAATATGCGATTGATTTGAATGATGTGCCCTTTGCATTAACGGAAATGTTGCTGTTAATGAATGTGATGACTGCCATAGCAGTTGATGAGGTTAAAATTAGCGATTTAACGATGTTAGATGGTCTGTCGATGAAGGACATTCACGATGAGGATGACATTATTACGGCTGCTCGTGGTATTGCAGACAGATACATGGTTGAAGAAAAACACCGTGAAGTCGTGTTAAAGTATGCGCAACAATTATTTGATCGGTTGAAAAAAGTGCATCATTTAGATAAGCGTGATCGTTTACTGCTTGGGGTCAGCGCCTTAGTGCATGATGTTGGCAGCTTTATTAATTCGCAGAGGCATTATCAATATTCAGAGGAGATTTTATCAGGCATTGACTTTCATGGCTTGTCAACAGTGGAACAGCGTATGATCGCTTCTATAGCGCGCTACCATAGTGCTGAAACCCCCGATAGCGCTTTACGTACAGTGCAAGATTTTTCACCGCAACAGCGTTTAAGAATTGCTAAACTTGCAGCGTTATTAAGACTAGCTGATGCACTAGATGATAGCCGATTACAAAAAATTGATAAATTAACGGTGTCAGTGACGGATAAAAGTATTAAAATTACTGGTCAATCAGTCACTGATCTGCAACTAGAAATTTATACTTTCGATCAAAAAGCTGTTTTTTTTGAAGCTGTATTTGGTTTGCCGATTAGCTTAAAGAGGAAAGGAAGAAGAGTGTAA
- a CDS encoding DEAD/DEAH box helicase, with translation MKLYYGRQIVQSKITLSSEQQHASPAFIDQVCQRCGQKNNEKLPNNHFYCQVCLSLGRVSSHDVLLSYPEPNDFTGEVILSWQGRLTTQQQVVSEELIETLARQREHLIWAVTGAGKTEMLFPVIYQALKQKLRVAIVSPRIDVIVELAPRLQQAFSQTDMVVLHGAQTEAYRYTQLVLATTHQMLRFKSAFDLLIVDEVDSFPYAGDKMLEHAVQNARKSHSALIYLSATPTKALQKRVKNHELLASYLPLRFHQHLLPMLTTKIVSNWRKKLPTTFLKQIRQLTQYDRRFLIFVPKVSDLKSVFEMIEKHFPDINGAYVHATDPQRQEKVQKMRDEKYQYLVTTTILERGVTFPGIDVFILGADEAIFSENALVQIAGRVGRSKDRPTGLVLAYIQHTTFKLKAAQRQIKQMNRRGKLLGGRL, from the coding sequence ATGAAATTATATTATGGTCGTCAAATTGTTCAATCTAAGATAACTTTGTCATCAGAACAACAGCATGCCTCACCAGCGTTCATCGATCAAGTTTGTCAGCGCTGTGGTCAAAAAAATAATGAAAAATTACCTAACAACCATTTCTATTGCCAAGTATGTTTATCTCTAGGACGCGTTAGTTCTCATGATGTGTTGTTATCATATCCTGAGCCAAATGATTTTACAGGAGAGGTGATATTATCGTGGCAAGGACGTTTGACTACGCAACAGCAAGTTGTCAGTGAGGAACTTATTGAAACCCTTGCACGACAACGTGAGCATCTCATTTGGGCTGTTACGGGTGCTGGTAAAACAGAAATGTTATTTCCGGTCATTTATCAAGCATTGAAACAAAAGTTGCGTGTGGCAATTGTATCACCAAGGATTGATGTGATTGTTGAACTTGCACCACGCCTACAACAAGCTTTTTCACAGACGGATATGGTTGTACTGCATGGAGCACAGACAGAAGCTTATCGTTACACGCAGTTAGTGTTAGCCACAACGCACCAAATGTTACGTTTTAAGTCGGCATTTGATTTATTAATTGTGGATGAGGTCGATAGTTTTCCTTATGCGGGAGATAAAATGTTAGAACATGCTGTTCAGAATGCGCGAAAAAGCCATAGTGCGCTCATTTACCTCAGTGCAACACCGACAAAAGCACTTCAAAAACGTGTCAAGAATCACGAGCTATTGGCATCGTATTTACCATTGCGATTCCATCAACACTTATTGCCAATGTTGACAACCAAAATTGTTAGTAATTGGCGAAAAAAGTTGCCTACCACATTTTTAAAACAAATACGACAATTGACGCAATATGACAGGCGTTTTTTAATTTTTGTGCCAAAAGTCTCAGATTTGAAATCTGTGTTTGAGATGATTGAAAAACACTTTCCAGATATCAACGGTGCTTATGTTCACGCTACTGATCCACAGCGACAAGAAAAAGTGCAAAAAATGAGAGATGAAAAGTATCAATACCTTGTTACGACCACTATTTTAGAACGTGGTGTGACATTTCCAGGAATTGATGTTTTCATTTTAGGTGCAGATGAAGCTATATTTAGTGAGAATGCACTGGTTCAAATTGCTGGTAGAGTTGGCCGTAGCAAGGACCGACCAACTGGCCTTGTTTTGGCCTATATTCAACATACAACGTT